In a genomic window of Venatoribacter cucullus:
- a CDS encoding heme ABC transporter ATP-binding protein: protein MSLLQTRHLTVERGGAAIVDDINLDIQTGELVMLVGPNGAGKSTLLQRLAGVQPPSRGSIHLQGQATAEWRHQDWAQALAYLPQLSPLNFPLSVREVVQLGALPHSHSVVTLRRQVQEALERWDIHWLADRDVRLLSGGEQQRCQLARSWLQMQAPPSRLWLLDEPLSALDLRHQQQCLQQLRATAGAGKAVLMVAHDLNLARRHADRVLLLCCGRLVADGKPREVLTAAQVAAVFGVQTHLDGDWLHW from the coding sequence ATGAGCTTACTGCAAACCCGTCACTTAACCGTCGAACGCGGCGGCGCCGCCATCGTCGATGATATCAATCTGGATATTCAGACCGGTGAGCTGGTCATGCTGGTCGGCCCCAACGGTGCCGGCAAGTCCACGCTATTGCAGCGGCTGGCCGGTGTACAGCCACCCAGCCGCGGCAGTATTCACCTACAAGGCCAGGCAACTGCTGAGTGGCGCCATCAGGACTGGGCGCAGGCGCTGGCGTATCTGCCACAGCTGAGCCCGCTGAATTTTCCGCTCAGTGTGCGCGAAGTGGTGCAGCTGGGCGCCCTGCCACACAGTCATTCCGTGGTGACGCTGCGCCGGCAGGTACAGGAGGCACTGGAGCGCTGGGATATTCACTGGCTGGCCGACCGCGATGTGCGCTTATTGTCCGGTGGCGAGCAGCAACGTTGCCAGCTGGCGCGCAGCTGGTTACAGATGCAGGCGCCACCCAGCCGCTTATGGCTGCTGGATGAACCACTGTCAGCCCTGGACCTGCGCCACCAGCAACAGTGCCTGCAACAACTGCGCGCCACCGCCGGCGCCGGCAAGGCCGTGCTGATGGTTGCCCACGATCTGAATCTGGCCCGCCGCCACGCCGACCGGGTGTTACTACTGTGCTGCGGACGGCTGGTCGCTGACGGCAAGCCGCGAGAGGTGCTGACGGCAGCACAGGTAGCCGCTGTCTTTGGTGTGCAGACCCATCTGGATGGTGACTGGTTGCACTGGTAA
- a CDS encoding Rieske (2Fe-2S) protein — protein sequence MRALCHSDLIAEGQSKGFERDGVRLFAVRKQGKLYAYRNECPHLGINLEWLDDQFLDADGCLIQCAMHGALFLIEDGQCISGPCQGQALQAVPCEERDGKVWVAL from the coding sequence ATGCGGGCATTGTGCCACAGTGACCTGATAGCGGAAGGGCAAAGCAAAGGTTTTGAGCGGGATGGCGTGCGCTTATTTGCGGTGCGCAAACAGGGCAAGCTGTACGCTTACCGCAATGAGTGCCCGCACCTGGGTATTAATCTGGAGTGGCTGGACGATCAGTTTCTGGATGCCGACGGCTGTTTAATTCAGTGCGCCATGCACGGCGCACTGTTTTTAATTGAGGATGGCCAGTGTATTTCCGGCCCCTGTCAGGGGCAGGCGTTGCAGGCCGTGCCTTGTGAAGAACGCGATGGTAAGGTGTGGGTGGCGCTGTAG
- the pcnB gene encoding polynucleotide adenylyltransferase PcnB, which produces MIKSVFSLFGKKKKAAKALLTIVPRDEHSISRSNLSENALKVLYRLNKAGYQALLVGGGVRDTLLGLNPKDFDVATDATPEQVNQLFRNSRLIGRRFKLVHVVFGRDVIEVATFRAPPTDEHSTKVAAKGDQGMILRDNVYGNKDEDAIRRDFTVNALYYNIADYSVHAYAGGWDDLQNRRLRLIGDPETRYREDPVRMLRAIRFAAKLGFSIEARTAEPIPVLAPLLQQIPPARLFEEVLKLFLHGQALDTLRLLREYQLFGHLFPLAEQCMRDDPQALTMAENTMRNTDERIRAGKSVTPYFFMASLLWPALVRTQREFEQRGLPPHPALQKAADRVLSQQIQATAIPKRFSIPMREIWELQPRLAKTQSRRCVELLTHPRFRAAYDFVLLREQSGENLSGIGKFWTDLQEQHPGLVGSRPARAGDDEQPASDDYNDAPRKRRRRAPRNRNRRPADL; this is translated from the coding sequence TTGATCAAATCTGTATTCAGCCTGTTCGGCAAAAAGAAAAAAGCCGCCAAGGCCCTGCTTACCATCGTGCCCCGTGATGAGCACAGCATCAGCCGCAGCAACCTCAGTGAAAACGCCCTGAAGGTGCTGTACCGCCTGAATAAGGCCGGCTATCAGGCGCTGCTGGTCGGTGGCGGTGTCCGTGACACCCTGCTGGGCCTGAACCCGAAAGATTTCGATGTGGCCACCGACGCCACGCCGGAACAGGTGAATCAGCTGTTCCGTAACTCCCGCTTAATCGGCCGCCGTTTCAAGCTGGTGCATGTGGTGTTTGGCCGCGACGTGATTGAAGTGGCCACCTTCCGGGCGCCACCGACCGACGAACATTCCACCAAGGTGGCCGCCAAAGGCGATCAGGGCATGATCCTGCGCGACAACGTCTACGGTAATAAAGACGAAGACGCCATCCGGCGTGACTTCACCGTTAACGCCCTGTACTACAACATTGCTGATTACAGCGTGCACGCTTATGCCGGTGGCTGGGATGATTTACAGAACCGCCGCCTGCGCCTGATTGGTGACCCGGAAACCCGTTACCGCGAAGACCCGGTGCGTATGCTGCGCGCCATCCGCTTTGCCGCCAAGCTGGGTTTCAGCATTGAAGCCCGCACCGCCGAGCCCATTCCGGTACTGGCACCGCTGCTGCAGCAGATTCCGCCGGCGCGCCTGTTTGAAGAAGTGTTAAAGCTGTTCCTGCACGGCCAGGCGCTGGACACCCTGCGCCTGCTGCGCGAATACCAGTTATTCGGCCACCTGTTTCCGTTGGCCGAGCAATGCATGCGCGATGATCCGCAGGCGCTGACCATGGCCGAAAACACCATGCGTAACACCGATGAGCGCATCCGCGCCGGTAAATCGGTAACCCCTTACTTCTTTATGGCCTCATTGCTGTGGCCGGCGCTGGTGCGTACCCAGCGCGAATTTGAACAGCGCGGCCTGCCGCCGCATCCGGCGCTGCAGAAAGCCGCCGACCGCGTGCTGTCGCAACAGATTCAGGCCACCGCCATTCCCAAGCGTTTCTCCATTCCGATGCGCGAAATATGGGAACTGCAGCCGCGGCTGGCAAAAACCCAGAGCCGCCGCTGTGTGGAACTGCTGACCCATCCGCGTTTCCGCGCCGCCTACGATTTCGTGCTGCTGCGTGAGCAATCCGGCGAAAACCTGAGCGGCATCGGCAAATTCTGGACAGACTTACAGGAACAGCATCCAGGCTTGGTAGGCAGTCGCCCGGCCCGTGCCGGGGACGACGAACAACCGGCCAGCGACGACTACAACGATGCACCACGCAAACGCCGCCGGCGCGCTCCGCGTAACCGCAACCGCCGGCCTGCCGACCTCTGA
- the folK gene encoding 2-amino-4-hydroxy-6-hydroxymethyldihydropteridine diphosphokinase produces MAETTRCYIGLGANLDDPAAQIRTALQALARLPHCRLLRVSSLYGSKPLGPQDQPDYLNAVAELDTQLEPLALLDALQAQEQQQGRIKRRHWGERCIDLDLLLYGNTTMRSERLNIPHHELNNRSFVVEPLRELNPDLQLPDGTALASLTPTFGGELVRIAPLSRPEG; encoded by the coding sequence ATGGCTGAAACAACCCGTTGCTATATCGGCCTCGGCGCCAATCTGGACGATCCGGCGGCACAAATCCGTACGGCCTTGCAGGCCTTAGCGCGGCTGCCGCACTGCCGGTTGCTGCGCGTCTCATCCCTGTATGGCAGCAAGCCACTGGGGCCGCAGGATCAGCCCGATTATCTGAACGCCGTGGCTGAACTGGACACCCAGCTTGAACCACTGGCGCTGCTGGATGCCCTGCAGGCGCAGGAACAACAGCAAGGAAGGATCAAACGCCGCCACTGGGGCGAGCGTTGTATCGACCTTGACCTGCTGCTGTACGGCAACACCACAATGCGCAGCGAACGCCTCAACATTCCCCATCACGAACTGAACAACCGCAGTTTTGTGGTCGAGCCGCTGCGCGAACTCAACCCGGATTTACAGCTGCCCGATGGCACGGCGCTGGCCAGTCTGACCCCGACGTTCGGTGGTGAGCTGGTCCGCATTGCCCCGCTGTCGCGGCCGGAAGGTTGA
- the panD gene encoding aspartate 1-decarboxylase — MQSIMLKAKLHQARVTHSVLNYEGSCAIDGKLLDLAGMREFEQIQIYNINNGKRFTTYIIRGEDGSGIISVNGAAAHMADVGDRVIICAYANYDEKELATFRPKMVYLNADNSVSHTSFDIPVQVA; from the coding sequence ATGCAGTCCATCATGCTCAAAGCCAAGCTTCATCAGGCCCGGGTTACCCACTCGGTGCTGAATTATGAAGGCTCTTGCGCCATTGACGGCAAGTTGCTGGATCTCGCGGGAATGCGTGAGTTTGAACAGATCCAGATCTACAACATTAATAACGGCAAACGCTTTACCACTTACATCATCCGTGGTGAAGACGGCTCCGGTATCATCTCCGTCAACGGTGCAGCGGCGCATATGGCCGATGTCGGTGACCGGGTGATTATCTGCGCCTACGCCAACTATGACGAAAAAGAACTGGCGACTTTCCGCCCGAAAATGGTCTACCTGAACGCCGATAACAGCGTCAGCCATACCAGCTTCGATATTCCGGTACAGGTTGCCTGA
- the panC gene encoding pantoate--beta-alanine ligase produces the protein MITVHTIRELREHVRNARTSGRRIGFVPTMGNLHDGHISLIDRARGDQCFTVASIFVNPLQFNDKNDLARYPRTLPDDQARLSAAGCDVLFAPDVDEMYPNGQQGQSIVQVPVVSDGLCGASRPGHFDGVSTVVTKLFNMVQPDNAYFGEKDFQQVAVIRKMVADLNMPIEIVPVPTARAADGLALSSRNGYLSEQERALAIGLYQTLQEIAAALQTGETIASVLNSATERLNGRGFVTDYLEVRRQADLQPATAADRELVILGAAVLGPARLIDNLQVTLNRASD, from the coding sequence ATGATTACTGTTCATACCATCCGCGAACTGCGTGAGCACGTCCGTAACGCCCGCACCAGCGGCCGCCGTATTGGCTTTGTGCCGACCATGGGCAACCTGCACGACGGCCATATCAGCCTGATCGACCGCGCCCGTGGCGACCAGTGTTTTACCGTGGCCAGCATTTTTGTGAACCCGCTGCAGTTCAACGATAAAAACGACCTGGCCCGTTATCCGCGCACCCTGCCGGATGATCAGGCCCGGCTGAGCGCCGCCGGCTGCGATGTATTGTTCGCGCCGGATGTGGACGAAATGTACCCCAACGGCCAGCAGGGCCAGAGCATTGTGCAGGTGCCGGTGGTATCGGATGGTCTGTGCGGTGCCAGCCGGCCCGGCCACTTCGATGGCGTGTCCACCGTGGTCACCAAGCTGTTCAATATGGTACAGCCCGACAACGCCTACTTTGGCGAAAAAGATTTCCAGCAGGTGGCCGTGATCCGCAAGATGGTGGCCGACCTGAATATGCCCATTGAGATTGTACCGGTCCCCACCGCCCGCGCCGCCGATGGCCTGGCCCTGAGTTCACGCAATGGCTACCTGAGCGAGCAGGAACGCGCCCTGGCCATTGGCCTGTATCAGACGCTGCAGGAAATCGCCGCCGCGCTGCAGACCGGTGAGACCATTGCCAGTGTGCTGAACAGCGCCACCGAGCGCCTGAATGGTCGTGGTTTTGTCACTGATTATCTGGAAGTGCGCCGCCAGGCGGATCTGCAACCCGCCACCGCCGCCGACCGCGAACTGGTGATTCTGGGGGCTGCGGTACTGGGCCCGGCGCGCCTGATTGATAATCTTCAGGTGACGTTGAATCGGGCAAGTGATTAA
- the panB gene encoding 3-methyl-2-oxobutanoate hydroxymethyltransferase, with amino-acid sequence MSAISIRSLQAMKQQEKFSMLTAYDATFAQQAADAGVEVLLVGDSLGNMIQGHDSTLPVTVADMAYHTANVARGNRRAQRPALIMTDLPFMSHGTVEQGLESARLVMQAGAHILKLEGDSWLIPLIESLSRQGVPVCAHLGLTPQSVNKFGGYRVQGREQDKADAMVEHAIALANAGADMILLECVPNELANRITAAVSVPVVGIGAGAGTDAQVLVMHDMLGLNPRPAKFVKNFLTDGRNIQQAFAAYVAEVKSGQFPAAEHGFSA; translated from the coding sequence ATGAGCGCCATCAGTATCCGTTCGTTACAGGCCATGAAGCAGCAGGAAAAATTTTCCATGCTGACCGCCTACGATGCCACCTTTGCGCAACAGGCTGCCGATGCCGGCGTGGAAGTGCTGCTGGTCGGCGACTCCCTGGGCAATATGATTCAGGGCCACGACAGCACCTTGCCGGTGACCGTGGCTGACATGGCCTACCACACCGCCAACGTCGCCCGTGGCAACCGCCGCGCCCAGCGCCCGGCGCTGATCATGACCGACCTGCCCTTTATGAGCCACGGCACGGTTGAACAGGGTCTGGAGAGTGCGCGGCTGGTGATGCAGGCCGGTGCCCATATTCTGAAACTGGAAGGCGACTCCTGGCTGATTCCGCTGATCGAATCGCTGTCCCGGCAGGGCGTGCCGGTGTGTGCGCATCTGGGCTTAACCCCGCAGTCAGTGAATAAATTCGGCGGCTACCGGGTGCAGGGCCGCGAACAGGATAAAGCCGATGCCATGGTGGAACACGCCATCGCCCTGGCCAACGCCGGTGCGGATATGATTCTGCTCGAATGCGTACCGAATGAACTGGCCAACCGCATCACCGCCGCGGTCAGCGTGCCGGTAGTCGGCATTGGCGCCGGCGCCGGTACCGACGCCCAGGTATTGGTGATGCACGATATGCTGGGCCTGAATCCCCGCCCGGCCAAGTTTGTGAAAAATTTTCTTACCGACGGCCGCAACATTCAGCAAGCCTTTGCCGCCTACGTTGCCGAGGTGAAATCCGGCCAGTTCCCGGCCGCCGAACATGGGTTTTCCGCATGA
- a CDS encoding FecCD family ABC transporter permease: MKTPFLFGRQHILLLSVLLPPPLLALALFSGSQNPGWLLHSDMGQTVLWQLRLPRALLAFLVGALLAWAGVLIQGMVRNPLADPGLIGVSGGAAVGAALVLWLGGTGLLLPLWLQPLAAFMGAMLALLIVLRLGQQGNSLHAMSFLILAGIAVSVLAGAIIGLLSYLATDNALRQITFWSLGSLAGASWLWVGLLTVVLLLALWFWPRRLRQLDALLLGEVEARSLGIDVPRLQWQVVVSVALLVAVTVAACGIIGFIGLISPHLARLLTGAAHRRVLPLAVVLGGCLLLAADTLARSLIAPAEIPIGIVTTLLGAPVFIALLVREKRRWQ; encoded by the coding sequence TTGAAAACGCCCTTTCTGTTTGGCCGCCAGCATATCCTGCTGCTTTCTGTGCTGCTACCGCCGCCGCTGCTGGCGCTGGCGCTGTTCAGTGGCAGTCAGAACCCCGGCTGGCTGCTGCACAGCGACATGGGCCAGACCGTATTGTGGCAACTGCGCCTGCCGCGGGCGCTGCTGGCCTTTCTGGTGGGAGCCCTGCTGGCCTGGGCCGGCGTGCTGATTCAGGGCATGGTGCGCAACCCGCTGGCCGACCCCGGGTTAATCGGTGTATCCGGCGGTGCCGCCGTGGGGGCGGCGCTGGTGCTGTGGCTGGGCGGCACGGGTTTATTACTGCCGCTGTGGCTCCAGCCGCTCGCCGCGTTTATGGGCGCCATGCTGGCGCTACTGATCGTGTTGCGGTTAGGCCAGCAGGGCAATTCCCTGCACGCCATGAGTTTTCTGATTCTGGCCGGTATTGCCGTCAGCGTGCTGGCCGGCGCCATTATTGGTTTGTTGTCCTATCTGGCCACCGATAACGCCCTGCGCCAGATCACCTTCTGGTCACTCGGCAGCCTGGCCGGAGCCAGCTGGCTGTGGGTTGGCTTATTAACCGTCGTCCTGCTGCTGGCGCTGTGGTTCTGGCCGCGTCGTCTGCGCCAGCTGGATGCCTTGTTACTGGGCGAAGTCGAAGCCCGCTCACTGGGCATTGATGTGCCACGCCTGCAATGGCAGGTGGTGGTCTCCGTAGCATTATTGGTGGCGGTGACCGTCGCCGCCTGCGGCATCATCGGTTTTATCGGCCTGATCAGCCCACACCTGGCACGGCTGCTTACCGGCGCTGCCCACCGGCGGGTGTTACCGCTGGCGGTGGTGCTGGGTGGCTGCTTGCTGCTGGCCGCCGATACCCTGGCACGCAGTCTGATTGCCCCGGCCGAAATTCCCATTGGTATTGTCACCACCCTGTTAGGCGCGCCGGTGTTTATCGCCCTGCTGGTACGGGAAAAGAGGCGTTGGCAATGA